The sequence below is a genomic window from Flavobacterium lipolyticum.
CCAATTGTCTGTATATTCAATTACACCAACATCATGATCTTCGATAAATTTAATGAAACAACTAGGTTCAAACAACATATAACTCTTCTTTGAATTGAATTGATTTTGAAGGGGTTGAGTGCTCAAAACGAACTTGGTGGAATCTATCGTGAGGAGAGAATTTGTGTTTTTCTAATTTTTCTTTAAAAAAATCTATTTTTCCCTTTTCTAACCATCTTTTAAATAATACATTGATGAGGCCTTTAGCTATCTCACTGACCTTTTCTTCACTTGGAGAAGTAAAAGGGATATCGAAAGAAGGGATGTATCCTATATAAGAAGAATCTAGTTTTTTTACAGTCACTGAAAGGCGAGCGGTAATTTTACCCTTTTTAATTTCTATAACATCTTTCATCTCAGTTGTTTTTAACAAAAGTAATAATTTTTTTATACTTATTTCGAATTCGTCCATTGTTACAAAGTGTTAAAAAAAATATGCTGCTGTGAGCGTCTCACTCGCGCACGTAACAAAATGTTGATAAAGGAGGGATAGTGAAAAAAAAAGCTCCAGATTCCTCTGAAGCTTTGTCTTAGTAGTGGGAAGTATTCAAATGGCTAGACAACTTGTGAATAACCTATATTTCTTTTGTGAGCCTGTCTAGTTCTTTTAACAAGGTAGGGAATCTAAATTCACCAGCCATACTTTCGATTTTTGCAAATGCATCGTTTAAATCAATGCCGATTGAAGTGATAAAAAGAGGTTTTTTACTATCGCCCCTGAATAAGCTTTTTTTGTCTTTATTCAATGATGCAAAATTAGTTTTGGCGACCCCAATTATTGGGACTCTTTGGTTTAATTTTTCATATAGGTATCCTCCTAAGCCATATTTTTTATCATCATCCAGATAGATATAGCCATCGACAATTACAGCGTCAATATTTTCTAATTTCATCTTTTGTAAGAGACTTAAAATGCACGGTAATTCTCTTCGGTAAAATTCTCCAGGGATATAGTCTTCGATATTATCAATTATTTCTGAATGTACTTTATAATCTTTGTCTTGATTCCATTGATTAAATTCAATACAAACGGTTTTGGCTTTTCCGTCAAAATAATAAGTGTCAAATGCTAAAAGCACAAAATTTTCTATCATAATTCTATTGGTTTTATTGTATCAAAGGTATTTAATATGTGCGGTAATATTGGACAAGTAAAACTTAAGTTTTTCCTGTATTCTTAAAATGTAAAATTCCTCCGTTGGCGCGAGCGTCTCGTTCGTGAACGCAGTGAAATGTTAATAAAGAAGGCTTAGGGAGGGGTAAAATAAAAAAAGCTTCAGAGAAATTTGAAGCTTTTTCTTAGTAGCGGGAAGCATTCAAATATCTAACCAGATTATCTTGGATTATTACGATATTTTAGCATGCACAGCTTAATTTTTTTTCTGCTTTTTGTTTGTATAGCCGCTCATATAAGTGCCCAAAAGCATCAATCAAATTAAAAATCATTTTGATAGTTTGTAGTGAAAAAAATATATATTTGAAAATAAATAATGTATGAAATTTATCACGCCTATCTCCCCAAATTTGAATGGCTTTGTGTGGTTTTGTCACACATATATAAAAGTTGGCAGTCAGCAGAAAAAAACCGAACCTAAACGAACAAGACATAATAAATGAGAATTACACAAAAAATTATAATCCTAATTTGCTTAATATTTTCAACTTATTCAATCGGTCAATCTAAAATGATTGTTGGTAATAAACATACAATCTTTGTTGAAATACCAAAAGATTGGATTCAAGTACAAAATGACCAATTGCCTTTTTTCATTAAACCAGACGAAAAAAATGTAAGTGATTTGACTTATATGTATGCTTATGGAATTGATTATGATATTAATCCAAAATTAGATGAATGGATTGATGGAAACAATAAATACCTTATTGAAAACGAGAAAGGAGTAAAAATTGGAAGTTTAGACCTGAAATTTGAAAACATTAAAAAAGATAATTACTCAAATGGAAATTATAAAATAGTAACATACGAATATGAAAACAAACGAAAAGAATGTTTACTAATTATTGAATGTAAGAATACAATCGTTACTGTAGTATTGTCAACTAGTAATGATTTGGAATTTATGAAATATCTAAAGTCATTTGAGGAGATTTCAAAATCAACTAAAATTTTAGGAACTACATTGAAAGTTCAAGAATAAGAAAATAAAACTGCCGAACTGCCAACAGCCACTACAACGGATTTGGGCAATTGGCTTAATGGAAAGTTGGTTTTGCATTTGGATGATTTATTGAACCTCAAGAATGGACTTAATTTAATCTCAAACCCGCTGTAGTACCAGAATTTTGGACGACAGTTGAGAGAAACGAACAGAAATTCATATGGATATAGAATTGGTAAAGACAAACCTTAAAAATAAGTGGAATATTAATCCCTATGATTTTTGGATTCCATTACAAGGGAAATTGAAAGAAAATACGATCTATTTTGAAACAGATGCTTTTGAAAATAAAATTGGTTATGAAAAACTTAATCAAATTCTAAAAGAGATAAATAATGGTAATGTTTACTCATTTAATGAAGCTAGAGAAGAACATATTTATTCTGAAATATTGATAAAAGAATTTAATTCACCCGACATCTTTTTTACAAATGAAAATGCAGATTGGGTAATTTATCAAACTCACGAAGAAACAATTTCGTTTGCAGGAAAAGAACTGATTGACAAAATTAAGTTGCATTGGAAAAATTGGGAAGACAATGTGAATCCTTGGGAAATTAATACCGAAAAATAAAACCGATCGCTCAATGGTTACTATAACGGATTTGGGAAATCGGCTTAATGGAAAGTTGGTTTTGCATTTGGATGATTTATTGAACCTCAAGAATGGGCTTAATTTAGTTCCAAACCAAGACCTTATGCACGATTCTACTCTAATAGCCTAACGGGATTTGAATCAATTTTCCTTGAAAACACTGATAGTTTGTGTTTTTTTAAATTAAGCAAGATTTTTCGAACTACAAAAAAAACCTGATATCATCAGTAGTATATACTAGTTAGGCGACATCTCAAAAGTACAATTCAAATAAGAATTTTTTATTGAATATTATTACTTAGATTTGTTTATACAAAAAAAAGATACATATAAAATGACTAATATAGAGATAATAAATATTGGACCTATAAAACATATTAAAATTGATTTAAATCAAATTAATGTATTTATGGGGCCACAAAGCAGTGGTAAAAGTACGATTGCAAAAATTATTAGTCAGTGCTTTTGGTTTGAAAAGAACTATATATTAACTGGAGAAGAGTATTATTTTTATGGAGGTTTAATTGACTTTCACAGAATGGATGATAGTTATTTTTCAGATGATTCTGAAATTACTTATGATAGCCTATGGGTTAAAATAACATTCAAAGGAAAAGGAAAAAAAAGTAAGATTTCCGTAATTAGAAATGATATTTCAACTGATATATATCATAATTTAAAAATTGAATATATTCCAGCGGAAAGAAATTTTGTCTCTGCAATATCTAATCTTGAAAAGTATAGTGATAGTTATGATAATATTATTAACTTTTTAAATGATTGGATGATATTTAAAGAAACTCTCACAAATAAAAAAGATTTTTCAAGTCCTTTAAAGTCGATTAATATTAAGTATAAATACAATTCAACAAAAAAAGAAGATGTAATTACATTACCAAATAGAAAGAAAGTAAATCTTCAACGTGCTTCAAGCGGACAACAATCAATTATGCCATTATTAGTTGTTTGTGAATATTTGTTTAATGAACTATACAATCAAAAAAGAAATCCATCACCTGCAGAAAGAAAAAATATTCAAAATTTATTGCCTGATAATATGAAGTCAGATTATAAATGGGTAATTGATATGCAAAACTTTCATAACAATGAGATAGAGCAAAATAGCAATAAAGAAGTTGAAATAGTAAAGAAGAAAATATGGAATAAATTAGGTTTTTCTACAGACTATAATCATTCAACTGTAATAATTGAAGAACCTGAGCAAAATTTATTTCCTGAAACTCAGAAGGAATTAATTTACCATTTATTTGAATGTATAAAAGTAAAAAATAGACAACATAATTTAGTTTTAACAACACATAGTCCTTACATTCTATATGCAATCAATAATTGTTTAATGGGTAATCTTGTTAGTAATCAAGATATGGACAAAATAGAAAAAGCTGAGTTTTTAGAAACAAATTTTCTTTCCAGGAAATCTTGGATTTCTCCGAAATTAATATCTATATGGGAAATTCATAATGGAACCCTAAAGCAAATTCAGGATGAGGATAATATTTTATCTGAAAATTATTTCGATATTAAAATGACCGATTTAACTGATGAATATTACCAGCTTTTAAACTATTATAAGGATGAAAAGTAAAATAGATCAAATTTTCAATCCGGAAAAATTTATATATACTTCTAACGATTCACAGGAAATATTTGTTGCTGATTATACTGAAAGAACTGCATCAGTTCGTTCGGTTGAAGTACATCAGATTAAACCAAAAGACATTGATTCTCTAATAATAAATAATCCTACAAAAGTTAATGTTTTTACTTCAATCTTTTTACCTCAATGTTTCATTGATGAAAATGGAAAAGAACCGAAACAATGTGAATGCGTGATGAACCCAACAAATTTACATACTTTTTCATGGATATTATTTATCGAAATTAAAGATTGTAAACCTAGTAATGCTTCAAATTATCATAAAGAGTGTAAAGAGAAAATCTTGGAGAATGTACAATTATTTAGAGATAAAAATATAATTTCTGAAAATAAAATAGTTTATGCAGTTGTATCATTTCCAAGAAAGGCGAAAACAAACTTCCATAATCACTTAATAAAAGCACCTGAGCAAAAACAAATGCGAGATATGCATAAAATAATAATTAAAGGTACTAATGAAATAACTATTAAAAATGATAGAATTATTATTTAGAAATTGCTTATTAATAAAATAGACGATTGCCTAACAGCGATTTTGCGCAATGGCTAGTTGTTTAGTTAACTTGACGTTTTTTCTTCACGAAAAAACTTTATATTTAACAGAAATAAATCATTCCGCTGGCATCGCCACGGTACGTTGGCAGAAACCTAAACAAAAAACGGAGAAAAAATGGAAAACACAAGAGAACTTTACATTGATAGAGAAATACATAAATATGTTGATATAGTATTTGGAAGAACTTACTTTGATATGCTTTCAGATAATCTTAAAGATTATATCCAAACAGGTAAGATACAAGTTGATTATAATCAAAAAGATTCTAAAGAATTTTCACCGACATATGATTGCTTATATTACCCAACAGTTTCTACAACAAAATGCGGTGATGTGTTTGATGCGAATGATTGGCAAAAATTGGAACAAGAAATAGAAAAACATATTGATACTTTTTTACCAACATATGAACTATATTCGGTTAGAAGACTGATTAATGAACAAAAGTATTTTCTAAAATTAATTTTTCAGACAATACTTCATCCACAAGAATTTTCGAGTAATATTGGATTTGAATATTTTCTTAATCAATATACATTTCTCTATAAAAATTTTAAAAATGAAACTGAAAAAGAAGAACTGAAGAATTTTACTATCAGAGTAATCGAAAACTTAAAAAATGATCCTTGTGTAAACAAAATGGGATATGATGGAAAATTTTATCCTTTAGGAAATTTTGCTACAAATCCTTTAGAGTGGCTTATTAATAAAATCCAATAGGCTTCTGCCAACTCCCGCTCTTCGAAGAGTTCCTTATGAAAAGCTGTGTGAATGTCTCCGACTTCGTATCACAATCTGGATTAAGCTTAAGTAAAAATCTAAATAAACAAAAAAAGCTCCAGATTTCTCTGAAGCTTTTTGTCTTAGTAGCGGGAACATGACTCGAACCTGTGTCCGCCGCGGCTGATATGAGCCCGCCAGTTTTTGCTTTGAAATAAAAAAAAACACCACTTGTTGAAGTGGTGTTTTACTTAGTAGCGGGAACAGGACTCGAACCTGTGACCTTCGGGTTATGAGCCCGACGAGCTGCCTACTGCTCTATCCCGCGATGTTTCGGGTGCAAAGATACACAGTTAATACGGTTATGCAAGCAAAAAATGAAAATATTTTTAAATATCTTGATTTTTGATGTAAGATACTGGTGTACAGTTTGTTGTGTTTTGTTGAAAAAAGTTTAAATTTTATATTTCAGTAATTCAGCATACGGATCTCCATTTAAACCTAACAAAAAAGCAAAAGCAGGTTCAGTTTTGTATCCCTTTTGTTTGAGTTTGATAATCTCTAATCGGAAATTTTCACCTTTTAATTGCAGAATTTCATGTTCTATGAGCATGTGCAGATGCGCATTCTGTTGTTGAGTTGGAATATTTTGTCCAAAGATTTCAAATTCAAAAGGGCCTATTCTAAAACTTGCAATAATCGATTCTCTGTTATCAATTACTGTTTCCCGAATGGTATAATTGTTTTTGTTTCCAAAAGCAGCATGGAGTTTTTCGATAAATTTAGTTTTGTTTTTCCAGTAACAAATGATATCCAAATCACTACTTTCGATATCAATCGCAATGGGGATGGTGCCCACTAAAATAGGATCAAATTCAACTAGGTCGCCCAAAATATTATGTTGAGTCAGGGTTTTATAAGCCAGAATTTGTTTGCTGTTTCCGTTTTTTAGATAGTCGATAGTGGTAAAATCAATCATTTACTATAATTCGTTTCTTCTTTAATTTCAGCCTTCAGTCTTTTGTTAATGTCGATTTTGGCATTGATAAAAACAAAAATAGTCGCTCCATACTCTCTTGCATATTTGTTGGTGATCTCACCTGCAATACGTGAAGATCGAAAGAAAGGGCTGGTTTCCTGAAGTTCAGCAGTTCTTTCCCAAGAGTTTTTAACTCTGATGACATTTTTGTAGGGTACATCAAGAACAAACCAATTGAGATAATCGGCATTAAAAGACACCGCTTTTATCCCTTTTTTAGAGTAATAATTTATGGCACCGGCTTGTCCGTAATTATCACAGAGTACCAGTGTTGTTTTAGGATTTGGAATTAGGGCATAAACAGAATCTGTTTTTCGGGCGAGTTCTTTCCAGCCCAGCATATCGGCAAAATCTTGTGGCAGTTCGTGGTCTTTTCCATCTTCCCAACGCAGCATACCAAGTTTTTTGTAGGCCTCTGGATTTTTCACGATGTATTCCGGACTTTTATTAGGAAAGGCTAAGTCGTACATCGGAATAAAAAATAACAATGGAAGGATAATGAAAACAGGTTTTAGATAACGTTTCCAGCCTGTTTGCAGTACCTGAGAAAGAAAAACAGCTCCAAAAGCAATATAAACAGGGTACAAACCGATAGCATAGTAAGCTTTGGCTTTGAAATACAGAAACACTGCCAGTGTAAAAACCATCGAAGCAAAAAAGAATCGGTATTTTTCGAAGGACTTGTAAAACAACAATGCATATAAAGCGGAAAGAATAACAAAAAGCGAACCGATGAAAAATAACAATTGCTTTTTTAAAAAATCCATTCGATCTACATTAACAAGCTGCGTTTCGGCCAACTCTTTCATGTGATGTACAATGGGGAAATGGTTGTTGTACTGCCATAAAAGATTTGGCAAAATTAGAACTACTCCTAAAAGCAGTGCCCCATAGAGTTTTTTCTCTGAAAATATTTTTCTTTGACGGGATAATAAAAGGGCAGGTAAGAGGCCGATAAGGAGAAATAGCATATTGTATTTGTTCAGAAAGCCAAAAGCAAAGACAACGGAACCAATGTAAAACCATTTTTTGTTTTCGGTGGTCATGTACTGCACAAGTACATAATAAAAAGAAGTCCAGCATAAGATGTCCAACGAGTTAGGCTGGTACAAGATATTGATTCGTAACAAGGTCGAGAACGTAATGCAGGTGGCGCCTAAAATCAGGGCGTATAAGTTTCCTTTCAAAGCCTCAATCGTTTTCCAAACCATCAAGAGCGTTAAAACTCCAAAAAGGACAGGGAAAAACTTGACCCAGAAAACCGAATTTCCAAGTAAAAGGATAAGGTAAGAAATCCAGGAAGTAACGGGAGGGACCGATAAATAGCCCCATGCCAAATGATGCGCCTGATCCAGATGCAGGTATTCGTCGCGCTGCAAATCATATTCGGGACTTATTAAGATATATTGCA
It includes:
- a CDS encoding endonuclease V translates to MIENFVLLAFDTYYFDGKAKTVCIEFNQWNQDKDYKVHSEIIDNIEDYIPGEFYRRELPCILSLLQKMKLENIDAVIVDGYIYLDDDKKYGLGGYLYEKLNQRVPIIGVAKTNFASLNKDKKSLFRGDSKKPLFITSIGIDLNDAFAKIESMAGEFRFPTLLKELDRLTKEI
- a CDS encoding AAA family ATPase; the protein is MTNIEIINIGPIKHIKIDLNQINVFMGPQSSGKSTIAKIISQCFWFEKNYILTGEEYYFYGGLIDFHRMDDSYFSDDSEITYDSLWVKITFKGKGKKSKISVIRNDISTDIYHNLKIEYIPAERNFVSAISNLEKYSDSYDNIINFLNDWMIFKETLTNKKDFSSPLKSINIKYKYNSTKKEDVITLPNRKKVNLQRASSGQQSIMPLLVVCEYLFNELYNQKRNPSPAERKNIQNLLPDNMKSDYKWVIDMQNFHNNEIEQNSNKEVEIVKKKIWNKLGFSTDYNHSTVIIEEPEQNLFPETQKELIYHLFECIKVKNRQHNLVLTTHSPYILYAINNCLMGNLVSNQDMDKIEKAEFLETNFLSRKSWISPKLISIWEIHNGTLKQIQDEDNILSENYFDIKMTDLTDEYYQLLNYYKDEK
- a CDS encoding DUF4269 domain-containing protein; the protein is MIDFTTIDYLKNGNSKQILAYKTLTQHNILGDLVEFDPILVGTIPIAIDIESSDLDIICYWKNKTKFIEKLHAAFGNKNNYTIRETVIDNRESIIASFRIGPFEFEIFGQNIPTQQQNAHLHMLIEHEILQLKGENFRLEIIKLKQKGYKTEPAFAFLLGLNGDPYAELLKYKI
- a CDS encoding ArnT family glycosyltransferase, producing MTKKTIILLGFIALKFILQYILISPEYDLQRDEYLHLDQAHHLAWGYLSVPPVTSWISYLILLLGNSVFWVKFFPVLFGVLTLLMVWKTIEALKGNLYALILGATCITFSTLLRINILYQPNSLDILCWTSFYYVLVQYMTTENKKWFYIGSVVFAFGFLNKYNMLFLLIGLLPALLLSRQRKIFSEKKLYGALLLGVVLILPNLLWQYNNHFPIVHHMKELAETQLVNVDRMDFLKKQLLFFIGSLFVILSALYALLFYKSFEKYRFFFASMVFTLAVFLYFKAKAYYAIGLYPVYIAFGAVFLSQVLQTGWKRYLKPVFIILPLLFFIPMYDLAFPNKSPEYIVKNPEAYKKLGMLRWEDGKDHELPQDFADMLGWKELARKTDSVYALIPNPKTTLVLCDNYGQAGAINYYSKKGIKAVSFNADYLNWFVLDVPYKNVIRVKNSWERTAELQETSPFFRSSRIAGEITNKYAREYGATIFVFINAKIDINKRLKAEIKEETNYSK